One Hydrogenophaga crassostreae genomic region harbors:
- a CDS encoding ABC transporter permease produces MRALLTTYSLQELRHHPWRNAAAVVAVMLGVALALAVHLINASALAEFASAVSAVNGQPDRELRARQGLMDDRWLEKVHNQVAVAHASPVLSLRTYANASDTKRVPVELLGVDALSVAAVSPALMPVPSKTAGRMDLFAPDAVFLNATARQTLGPDSTEIEVQSGLNWRRLRVAGTVNAPGAPLLVMDIAAAQALMDRVGSISRIDLRLAPGSDADAMVAALGLPPDIVAQRPAQAGEQASNLSRAYRVNLTVLALVALFTGAFLVFSVLSLSVARRQQQFALLGVLGLSAPERLRLVLAESALLGLLGSALGVALGTGLAALALSVLGGDLGGGYFSGEAPPLQWSSGAAVLYGGLGVVASVIGGWWPARATAQIAPALALKGLGGGQAGSPRSHAVALGLMVLAVGLAWAPPIAGIPLAAYFAVGLLLVGGIAALPLAVGALLNRVAPLVARHALPQLAVERSRRLRETAAVATSGVVASLALSVALTVMVASFRDSVTQWLDGVLPAQLYVRAGASSGEGNTLPDSFVQAVSEVAGVQSVSPLRATEFLMRDDRAPVTLLARSLEQPDGSHAGQRLPLVKGPATLPVHKKGEFIVPVYVSEAMVDLHGAQEGHDLPALATAFGEPAANTRFFVVGVWRDYARQHGSVVIDRADYLRLSGDPRINDLALHLEPSANEPQVQTAIRALAASMGAEDLIELASVSEIRATSLRIFDRSFAVTYWLQAVAIGIGLFGVAASFSAQVLARRREFGLLAHLGLTRRQILSVVALEGLAWTALGALAGLALGLAVSVVLVHVVNPQSFHWTMDLALPWMRLLALCFAVILAGTATAWLAGRAAAGRDAVQAVKEDW; encoded by the coding sequence ATGCGCGCCTTGCTCACCACCTACTCTCTGCAGGAATTGCGACACCACCCCTGGCGAAATGCCGCAGCTGTGGTGGCTGTCATGCTCGGTGTGGCATTGGCGCTTGCGGTTCATTTGATCAATGCTTCGGCGCTGGCCGAGTTTGCCAGTGCAGTGAGCGCGGTCAATGGCCAGCCCGATCGCGAGCTGCGTGCGCGCCAGGGTTTGATGGATGACCGTTGGCTGGAAAAGGTGCACAACCAGGTCGCTGTGGCCCACGCCAGCCCGGTGCTTTCGCTGCGCACCTACGCCAACGCAAGCGACACGAAACGGGTACCGGTTGAACTGCTGGGCGTCGATGCACTGAGCGTGGCCGCGGTGTCGCCTGCGCTGATGCCCGTGCCCTCGAAAACCGCGGGACGCATGGATCTCTTTGCCCCCGACGCGGTGTTTCTGAACGCCACAGCCAGGCAGACTTTGGGCCCCGACAGCACCGAAATCGAGGTTCAGAGCGGCCTGAACTGGCGCCGCTTGCGCGTCGCCGGCACGGTCAACGCACCCGGCGCACCCTTGCTCGTCATGGACATTGCCGCGGCCCAGGCGCTCATGGACCGCGTAGGCTCCATCAGCCGCATTGATCTGCGCCTGGCGCCAGGCAGCGACGCTGACGCAATGGTCGCCGCACTCGGATTGCCACCCGATATCGTGGCCCAGCGACCCGCGCAAGCAGGAGAGCAAGCCAGCAACCTGTCGCGTGCGTACCGAGTCAACCTCACTGTGTTGGCCCTGGTGGCCTTGTTCACCGGCGCATTTCTGGTGTTTTCCGTTTTGTCCCTCTCTGTGGCCAGGCGTCAGCAGCAGTTCGCCCTGCTCGGCGTGCTCGGACTGTCTGCGCCAGAGCGCTTGCGGCTGGTGTTGGCCGAGTCGGCTTTGCTGGGCCTGCTGGGCAGCGCCCTGGGCGTGGCCCTGGGCACAGGTCTGGCCGCGCTGGCCCTGAGCGTATTGGGCGGCGACCTGGGTGGCGGCTACTTTTCGGGCGAAGCTCCGCCACTGCAGTGGAGCAGCGGCGCCGCCGTGCTCTATGGCGGTCTGGGCGTGGTGGCTTCAGTGATCGGCGGCTGGTGGCCAGCGCGGGCAACCGCGCAAATCGCCCCGGCACTGGCGCTCAAGGGCCTGGGCGGTGGGCAGGCCGGCAGCCCGCGCTCCCATGCGGTGGCACTGGGCTTGATGGTGCTGGCGGTGGGCCTGGCCTGGGCACCCCCGATCGCGGGCATACCGCTGGCCGCTTACTTTGCCGTGGGCCTGCTGCTGGTGGGCGGTATCGCGGCCCTCCCGTTGGCCGTAGGCGCCTTGCTGAACCGGGTTGCGCCACTGGTCGCGCGCCATGCACTGCCTCAGCTCGCGGTCGAACGCTCAAGGCGTCTGCGCGAAACGGCCGCGGTGGCCACCAGCGGTGTGGTGGCCAGCCTCGCCCTGTCGGTGGCGCTGACCGTGATGGTGGCCAGTTTCCGCGATTCGGTCACCCAGTGGCTCGACGGGGTCTTGCCCGCCCAGCTGTACGTGCGCGCGGGTGCCTCGTCTGGAGAGGGCAACACGTTGCCCGACAGCTTTGTTCAGGCCGTCAGCGAGGTGGCAGGCGTGCAAAGCGTGTCGCCTCTCCGCGCCACAGAGTTCCTGATGCGCGACGACCGGGCGCCTGTGACGTTGCTCGCCCGTTCACTGGAACAACCCGATGGCTCGCATGCGGGACAACGGTTGCCGTTGGTGAAAGGCCCTGCCACTTTGCCGGTACATAAGAAAGGGGAATTCATCGTGCCGGTTTATGTGAGTGAAGCCATGGTCGATTTGCATGGTGCCCAGGAGGGCCACGATCTGCCCGCGCTGGCAACGGCCTTCGGCGAGCCCGCCGCAAACACGCGCTTTTTCGTGGTTGGCGTGTGGCGCGACTACGCACGCCAGCACGGCAGCGTGGTGATCGACCGCGCCGACTACCTGCGACTTTCAGGAGATCCGCGCATCAACGATCTGGCCCTGCACCTGGAGCCCAGCGCAAATGAACCCCAGGTGCAAACCGCCATTCGCGCGCTCGCTGCCTCCATGGGTGCCGAAGACCTGATCGAACTGGCCTCGGTCAGCGAAATCCGAGCCACCTCGCTGCGCATCTTTGACCGCAGTTTTGCCGTGACCTATTGGCTGCAGGCCGTGGCGATCGGCATCGGCCTGTTCGGCGTGGCGGCCAGCTTCAGCGCACAGGTGTTGGCGCGCCGGCGCGAATTTGGCTTGCTCGCCCACCTAGGCCTGACGCGGCGGCAAATTCTCAGCGTGGTCGCCCTCGAAGGACTGGCCTGGACCGCCTTGGGTGCTCTCGCCGGGTTGGCGCTTGGCCTCGCGGTGAGCGTGGTGCTGGTGCATGTGGTGAACCCACAGAGCTTTCACTGGACCATGGACCTCGCGCTGCCCTGGATGCGCTTGCTGGCCTTGTGTTTCGCCGTGATTCTGGCCGGTACCGCCACCGCCTGGCTGGCCGGCAGGGCCGC
- a CDS encoding MarR family winged helix-turn-helix transcriptional regulator, whose amino-acid sequence MTAPVEFYQAGSYCAEESVGYLMKKVMLSIVQQADKRLAGLDLTMAQWGPLMRLQQKGQLPVAELARWVNTDAGAMTRLLDRLEKKGLCKRVRSLEDRRVVMVELTAEGRNAIEDVPAVLAEVMNLHLAGFSRAEWQALKGSLFRMIDNGDALREAGA is encoded by the coding sequence ATGACCGCTCCTGTCGAGTTTTACCAAGCTGGCTCGTACTGCGCTGAAGAAAGCGTGGGCTACCTGATGAAAAAGGTGATGTTGTCCATCGTGCAGCAGGCCGACAAGCGCCTGGCCGGCTTGGACCTGACCATGGCGCAGTGGGGCCCTCTGATGCGTTTGCAGCAAAAGGGGCAATTGCCGGTGGCCGAATTGGCTCGTTGGGTGAACACCGATGCGGGTGCCATGACACGGTTGCTCGACCGCTTGGAAAAGAAGGGCCTGTGCAAACGTGTTCGTTCGCTTGAAGACCGCCGTGTGGTGATGGTGGAGCTTACGGCAGAAGGCCGCAACGCGATTGAGGATGTGCCCGCCGTTTTGGCGGAAGTGATGAATCTGCACCTGGCAGGATTCTCGAGAGCCGAATGGCAGGCGCTCAAGGGCTCCCTTTTTCGCATGATTGATAACGGCGACGCCTTGCGCGAAGCCGGCGCCTGA
- a CDS encoding efflux transporter outer membrane subunit — MKPQQSNSSTGWRGSLSAMAVLVLTACASSAGIAPATPVVAPGELGLPESGAATEAMVQADWWVAWGDAELARLMALALQSHPNLQVAQARLSRAGAAVAGERAGEGLKLGLNADATRQHFSANSIYPAPLGGSTRTLANAQLAGSWEFDFFGRHRAAIDAAVGVQRAAQADLAAARNVLTSQIAQSYVQLGRLLAQRSLAERALAQREHMLGLIRQRVSAGLDTLVELRQGEGALPEARLQIEQIDEQTTHVRHALAALAGTAPDALAGLSPSLPDARRMALPTVLPVDLLGRRPDIAAARWRIEAATQGMQAAKAQFYPNVNLTVFAGLASIGLGHLVEAGSRQYGVGPAIHLPIFDAGSLRANLTARAADVDVAIAAYNGAVVEAVRDTADQITSLQSLERQGAEQVRAQAAAEASYDIAQQRYRAGLSGYLTLLSAESAVLAQRRQAVEVQSRVLLSQVALIRAMGGGVQLNPSPVPLSPATHAAAR, encoded by the coding sequence ATGAAGCCTCAACAATCAAATTCCTCCACGGGTTGGCGCGGGTCGCTCAGTGCCATGGCTGTGCTGGTCTTGACCGCCTGTGCCAGCAGCGCTGGCATTGCACCGGCCACACCAGTGGTCGCGCCAGGCGAACTGGGCTTGCCTGAGTCAGGCGCTGCAACAGAGGCGATGGTGCAGGCGGATTGGTGGGTGGCGTGGGGCGATGCCGAACTGGCGCGCCTGATGGCGCTCGCGCTGCAATCGCATCCCAATCTGCAGGTGGCTCAGGCCCGTCTGTCCAGGGCCGGTGCGGCGGTGGCGGGAGAACGGGCGGGCGAAGGCCTCAAACTGGGGCTGAACGCCGATGCCACCCGCCAGCACTTCAGCGCCAACAGCATTTACCCCGCTCCTCTGGGTGGATCGACGCGCACCCTGGCCAATGCCCAGTTGGCAGGCAGTTGGGAGTTTGACTTTTTTGGCCGCCATCGCGCGGCGATTGATGCGGCGGTGGGTGTGCAGCGCGCGGCCCAGGCCGATTTGGCCGCCGCTCGCAATGTGTTGACCAGCCAGATCGCACAAAGCTATGTGCAGCTTGGTCGCTTGTTGGCGCAACGCTCGTTGGCCGAACGTGCCCTGGCCCAGCGCGAGCACATGCTGGGACTGATTCGCCAGCGGGTGAGCGCGGGCCTGGATACCCTGGTGGAGCTGCGCCAGGGCGAAGGCGCCTTGCCAGAAGCACGGCTACAGATTGAACAAATCGACGAGCAAACCACCCATGTGCGCCACGCCCTTGCGGCCCTGGCCGGAACAGCGCCAGACGCTCTGGCCGGTCTCAGCCCATCGTTACCCGATGCCCGGAGGATGGCGCTGCCGACCGTTCTGCCCGTTGACTTGCTGGGGCGGCGCCCCGATATTGCGGCGGCCCGATGGCGCATTGAAGCCGCGACCCAGGGCATGCAGGCCGCCAAGGCGCAGTTCTACCCCAATGTCAACCTCACCGTATTTGCCGGTCTGGCCAGCATCGGCCTGGGCCATCTCGTTGAGGCGGGCAGCCGTCAATACGGTGTGGGCCCGGCCATTCATCTGCCGATCTTTGACGCTGGCAGTTTGCGCGCCAACCTGACCGCCCGCGCCGCGGATGTGGATGTGGCCATTGCCGCCTACAACGGGGCGGTGGTTGAGGCCGTGCGCGACACCGCCGACCAGATCACCAGCCTGCAATCGCTTGAGCGCCAGGGGGCCGAACAGGTGCGGGCACAGGCGGCCGCGGAGGCCAGCTACGACATCGCGCAGCAACGCTACCGCGCGGGGTTGAGCGGCTACCTCACCCTGTTGAGCGCCGAAAGCGCCGTTTTGGCGCAGCGCCGTCAAGCGGTGGAGGTGCAGTCGCGGGTGTTGTTGTCTCAAGTGGCCCTGATACGGGCCATGGGCGGTGGCGTGCAGTTGAATCCTTCGCCTGTGCCGCTCTCACCCGCCACCCACGCGGCAGCCCGCTGA
- a CDS encoding HlyD family secretion protein, whose translation MTTSNLPNPTTPPGNPARKKALSAVAAAVVLAGIGYGAYWALVLNHFESTDNAYVQGNVVQVTPQMPGTVLAINADDTDHVKAGQWLVRLDPADAEIALEQAEANLAQTVRQVRTLYANDRTQQAQIAARQADLAKAQADLVRIQDDVTRRQPLVETGAVGREEFNHFNAQLTAARSTVEAARSGVLAAREQLASSQSLTDGIAAQDHPSVKVAAARVHEAALALQRTNLLAPVDGYVARRNVQLGQRVQAGAPLLSVIALDEVWVEANFKESQLKNLRLGQPVELFADVYGTKVIYHGVIEGLGAGTGAAFALLPAQNATGNWIKVVQRVPVRVKLDPAEVAQHPLRVGLSMGAKVDVSKTDGRMLADSENQGPGRAMQTSVFDQANAEADALVKRIITANGLKPESQVQPLAKATTASDRSAVLPVVTQLGSAVISAVGHLAVAN comes from the coding sequence ATGACCACTTCCAACTTGCCCAATCCAACCACCCCTCCTGGCAATCCTGCGCGTAAAAAGGCGTTGAGCGCTGTCGCTGCCGCCGTTGTGCTGGCCGGCATCGGTTACGGCGCTTACTGGGCACTGGTGCTCAACCACTTTGAATCCACCGACAACGCCTACGTGCAGGGCAATGTGGTTCAGGTGACGCCACAAATGCCGGGCACGGTGCTGGCCATCAATGCCGATGACACCGACCATGTGAAGGCTGGCCAGTGGCTGGTACGCCTCGATCCGGCTGACGCAGAGATCGCGCTGGAGCAAGCCGAAGCCAACCTGGCGCAAACCGTGCGCCAGGTGCGCACGCTCTACGCCAACGACCGCACCCAACAGGCCCAGATCGCGGCGCGCCAGGCCGACCTCGCCAAAGCCCAGGCCGATCTGGTCCGCATTCAAGACGATGTCACACGCCGTCAGCCGCTGGTGGAAACCGGGGCCGTGGGTCGCGAAGAATTCAACCATTTCAATGCACAGCTCACCGCCGCCCGCAGCACCGTGGAGGCAGCCCGTTCAGGCGTGCTTGCCGCGCGCGAACAGCTGGCTTCCAGCCAGTCGCTTACCGACGGCATTGCAGCGCAAGATCACCCCAGTGTGAAAGTGGCGGCTGCGCGGGTGCACGAAGCGGCGCTGGCTTTGCAGCGCACCAACTTGCTGGCGCCAGTGGATGGCTATGTGGCGCGGCGCAATGTGCAATTGGGACAACGTGTGCAGGCCGGTGCACCTTTGTTGTCGGTGATCGCGCTCGATGAAGTCTGGGTGGAGGCCAATTTCAAGGAAAGCCAGCTTAAAAACCTGCGCCTGGGACAGCCGGTCGAGCTCTTTGCCGACGTGTATGGCACCAAGGTGATTTACCACGGGGTGATCGAAGGCCTGGGTGCAGGTACTGGCGCCGCGTTTGCACTGTTGCCGGCCCAGAACGCAACAGGCAACTGGATCAAGGTGGTGCAACGCGTGCCCGTGCGAGTCAAGCTCGATCCGGCTGAGGTGGCGCAACATCCTTTGCGGGTGGGTTTGTCGATGGGTGCCAAGGTGGATGTGAGCAAGACCGATGGCCGCATGTTGGCTGACTCGGAAAACCAGGGTCCAGGCCGTGCCATGCAAACCAGCGTGTTTGATCAAGCCAATGCCGAGGCGGATGCGCTGGTCAAGCGCATCATCACGGCCAATGGGCTGAAGCCCGAGTCACAGGTGCAGCCCCTCGCAAAGGCCACAACAGCGTCCGATCGTTCCGCTGTCCTGCCTGTGGTCACGCAATTGGGTTCTGCGGTGATTTCTGCTGTGGGCCATCTGGCCGTGGCCAACTGA
- a CDS encoding DHA2 family efflux MFS transporter permease subunit translates to MSTSVATLSGSADREPAPAVEPPAPHSPPVFAPLQGGQLVLGTIALSLATFMNVLDTSIANVSIPAIAGDMGVSPTQGTWVITSFAVANAISVPLTGWLTRRFGQVRLFTMSVLLFVLASWLCGLAPNIGTLIAFRVLQGLVAGPMIPLSQTLLLASYPRAKAGTAMAMWAMTVLVAPVAGPLLGGWITDNISWPWIFYINIPVGLFAAALTWSIYRSRDPGPRRVPLDVVGLFLLVIFVGAMQIMIDLGKELDWFESAEIIALAVTAVVSFLFFLAWELTDQHPIVDLRLFASRNFLSGTLALSIAYGLFFGNVVLLPLWLQQFMGYTATWAGLATAPVGLLAIVLSPWVGKNVSRIDPRMLATVAFLGFGGVLWMRSHFSTQADFETILIPTLIQGAAMAFFFIPLQAIVFSGLPPERMPSAAGLSNFVRITAGAVGTSLFTTLWANRAAMHHAQLSEAINDGSATAVGTIGEMMASGMTREQALATIDRLVNQQAFTLAVTDVFYLSAVLFIALVALVWVARPALGESAAGGGAH, encoded by the coding sequence ATGTCCACATCCGTCGCCACGCTCAGCGGCAGCGCCGACCGGGAGCCTGCTCCCGCGGTGGAGCCGCCAGCGCCCCACAGCCCCCCTGTATTTGCGCCACTCCAGGGCGGTCAACTGGTGCTCGGTACCATCGCTTTGTCGCTGGCCACGTTCATGAATGTGCTCGACACATCGATTGCCAACGTGTCCATCCCTGCGATCGCTGGCGACATGGGCGTGAGCCCGACGCAAGGCACCTGGGTCATCACCTCGTTTGCGGTGGCCAATGCGATCTCGGTGCCACTGACCGGGTGGCTGACCCGGCGCTTTGGTCAGGTTCGCCTGTTCACCATGAGTGTGTTGCTGTTTGTATTGGCGTCCTGGCTGTGTGGACTGGCACCCAACATCGGCACGCTGATTGCATTTCGCGTGTTGCAGGGCCTGGTGGCGGGCCCGATGATTCCGCTGTCGCAAACCCTGTTGCTGGCCAGCTACCCGCGGGCCAAGGCCGGCACGGCCATGGCCATGTGGGCCATGACGGTGCTGGTGGCGCCAGTGGCCGGGCCCTTGCTAGGCGGCTGGATCACCGACAACATTTCATGGCCATGGATCTTCTATATCAATATTCCTGTGGGCTTGTTCGCCGCTGCCCTCACCTGGTCCATCTACCGTTCGCGTGATCCAGGGCCACGCCGCGTGCCGCTCGATGTGGTGGGTTTGTTCCTTTTGGTGATCTTCGTCGGCGCGATGCAAATCATGATCGATCTGGGCAAAGAGCTTGACTGGTTCGAGTCGGCTGAAATCATCGCGCTGGCGGTGACGGCGGTGGTCAGCTTCCTGTTCTTTCTGGCCTGGGAACTCACCGACCAACACCCCATTGTGGATCTGCGTTTGTTTGCATCGCGCAACTTCCTGTCGGGCACGTTGGCGCTGTCGATCGCTTACGGGCTGTTCTTTGGCAATGTGGTGTTGTTGCCTCTGTGGTTGCAGCAGTTCATGGGTTACACGGCGACCTGGGCGGGTCTGGCCACCGCGCCGGTGGGCCTGCTGGCGATTGTCCTGTCGCCCTGGGTGGGCAAGAACGTGAGCCGCATCGATCCACGCATGCTCGCGACGGTGGCGTTTCTGGGTTTTGGTGGCGTGTTGTGGATGCGTTCGCACTTCAGCACCCAGGCTGACTTTGAAACCATACTGATTCCCACGCTGATACAGGGCGCGGCGATGGCGTTCTTTTTTATCCCGCTGCAAGCCATCGTGTTCTCGGGGTTGCCACCCGAACGCATGCCGTCAGCGGCGGGTTTGTCGAATTTTGTGCGCATCACCGCAGGCGCTGTAGGGACCTCTCTGTTCACCACCCTGTGGGCAAACCGCGCGGCCATGCATCACGCCCAACTGTCTGAGGCCATCAACGATGGCAGTGCCACGGCGGTTGGCACGATCGGCGAGATGATGGCCAGTGGCATGACGCGCGAGCAGGCCCTGGCGACCATTGACCGTCTCGTCAACCAGCAGGCCTTCACGCTGGCCGTGACCGATGTGTTCTACCTCTCTGCTGTGCTCTTCATCGCCCTGGTTGCCCTGGTCTGGGTTGCCAGACCCGCGCTCGGAGAGTCAGCGGCCGGTGGAGGGGCTCACTGA
- a CDS encoding class I SAM-dependent methyltransferase, translated as MPGYQVKHQTVTIGGWDYAICSLLDNQQYADPQGTAQNAGMGESGWPLFGQVWPSARVLALAMDTHAIAGKRILEIGAGLALASLVMHRREGDVTVTDWHPLTETFLQDNLRSNTLDNLPYHAGNWAIDDADGASGLGRFDLIVGSDVLYERQQPDQLARFIDQHALPEAEVIIVDPDRGNRSAFAKAMAALGWSMKMTTAAKTQENGDPYKGRFLNFTKPGTASVSPSTGR; from the coding sequence ATGCCCGGCTACCAGGTCAAACACCAAACCGTCACGATCGGTGGCTGGGACTACGCGATTTGCTCACTGCTTGACAACCAGCAATACGCCGACCCCCAGGGCACGGCGCAGAACGCCGGAATGGGCGAATCTGGCTGGCCCTTGTTTGGTCAGGTGTGGCCCTCGGCACGCGTGCTGGCCTTGGCGATGGACACCCATGCCATCGCCGGCAAGCGCATTCTGGAGATTGGCGCCGGACTGGCACTGGCCAGCCTGGTGATGCACAGGCGCGAAGGCGATGTCACGGTTACCGACTGGCATCCGCTCACCGAAACGTTCCTGCAAGACAACCTGCGGTCCAACACACTGGACAACTTGCCCTATCACGCAGGCAACTGGGCCATTGACGATGCCGATGGCGCCAGTGGGCTGGGTCGCTTTGACTTGATCGTGGGCAGCGATGTGTTGTACGAACGACAACAGCCCGACCAGTTGGCCCGCTTCATCGACCAACACGCTTTACCTGAGGCGGAAGTGATCATCGTCGACCCCGATCGAGGCAACCGATCGGCTTTCGCCAAGGCAATGGCGGCACTTGGCTGGTCGATGAAAATGACCACTGCGGCCAAGACGCAGGAAAACGGCGACCCTTACAAGGGCCGCTTTCTCAACTTCACCAAGCCAGGCACGGCTTCAGTGAGCCCCTCCACCGGCCGCTGA
- a CDS encoding thiamine ABC transporter substrate-binding protein produces the protein MRVLTHGSFDLSKDLLAAFEKDAGVKLEIIKAGDAGEMVNKLILTRANPIADVVFGIDNTLAPRAGAADILEPYTGPAAERKAVAELPKGLVPVDYGYVNLNIDKAWFAKKGLALPKSLADLSQPAYAKLLVVQNPATSSPGQAFMLATIAGLGEEGAFDWWKHMRGNGVKVVKGWSEAYYTEFSRNGGAYPIVVSYTSSPAAEVFYSKEKISESPTANLFLKGGVFRQIEGVALVKGGNPAAKEAAGRFIEFLRSAPAQEGLQTTMWVFPAEAGASRVEVIKQHAAEPSTFDELKAPLTEAQSKAWLQRWTKTVLK, from the coding sequence TTGCGCGTATTGACCCATGGGTCTTTTGATCTATCCAAGGACCTGTTGGCCGCTTTCGAAAAGGACGCTGGCGTCAAGCTTGAAATCATCAAGGCAGGCGATGCCGGTGAAATGGTCAACAAGCTCATTCTCACGCGCGCCAACCCGATCGCTGATGTGGTGTTCGGAATCGACAACACGCTGGCACCGCGTGCGGGGGCCGCAGACATTCTGGAGCCCTATACCGGGCCCGCAGCAGAACGCAAGGCCGTGGCCGAGTTGCCCAAAGGTTTGGTGCCGGTGGACTACGGCTATGTGAACCTCAACATCGACAAGGCCTGGTTTGCAAAAAAAGGGCTGGCGCTTCCCAAATCGCTGGCCGACCTGAGCCAGCCGGCTTATGCCAAACTGCTGGTGGTGCAAAACCCGGCCACTTCCAGCCCGGGCCAGGCATTCATGCTGGCCACCATTGCGGGCTTGGGCGAAGAGGGGGCTTTCGACTGGTGGAAGCACATGCGTGGCAACGGCGTGAAGGTGGTCAAGGGCTGGAGCGAGGCCTATTACACCGAGTTTTCCCGCAATGGTGGCGCTTATCCGATCGTGGTCAGCTACACCAGCAGCCCGGCCGCTGAGGTGTTCTACAGCAAGGAAAAGATCAGCGAATCGCCCACGGCCAACCTGTTTTTGAAGGGTGGTGTGTTCCGCCAGATCGAAGGTGTGGCCCTCGTCAAAGGTGGCAACCCGGCGGCAAAAGAAGCGGCTGGCCGATTCATCGAGTTTTTGCGTTCTGCGCCGGCGCAAGAAGGCTTGCAGACGACCATGTGGGTGTTCCCGGCCGAAGCAGGCGCTTCCCGTGTCGAGGTAATCAAGCAACATGCCGCGGAGCCATCCACTTTCGATGAACTGAAGGCACCGCTGACCGAGGCCCAGTCCAAAGCGTGGTTGCAGCGCTGGACCAAAACCGTCTTGAAGTGA
- a CDS encoding ABC transporter permease: MVRLTSRSLVFLPLAFLVLMLVAPVVRLLVEGWGPGDLAGDAPLRWLALWQDDYLRWRVVWSFLQAAITCVLALLIGLPVAWVLARREFAGRALVLRLLMLPFVVPTLVAAMGVLALWGPRGWLGEPLAGMGWRLDETPWLLLYGNLFFNLCLVVRAGVDALEQVSAPRVAAARTLGATPWRAFWRVEWPAIAPWLASALCLVFLYCFSGFGLALILGGQRYATVEVEIYTLVAHELELGQAGVLAVWMLLLTGAVALGYAWLERRLAAPGRVTPLARQRPVGWRQWVAVWAAVGVLLLVCAAPLLAVLLQAGRALLLGSGAAVLMESATLSALWNTLRFSSMALALATGLGLSHALAVRAFDASNAFGGAALAWRAAAYLPFVVSPVTVAFGLLLLYPGWTASLALLVGAYALLAYPFVAKSLTAALDNLPASYAQAAATLGARPWRVLWRVTLPLVGGALRRGMAFAAATALGEFAVSLFLSRPEWTTLTTLIYQRLGRPGAANLDAALVLACLLMALALLAFTLIEGPARKHHNAHHA; the protein is encoded by the coding sequence GTGGTTCGCCTGACTTCGCGCTCGCTTGTCTTTCTGCCTTTGGCCTTTCTGGTCCTGATGCTGGTGGCGCCGGTTGTGCGCTTGCTGGTGGAGGGTTGGGGGCCGGGTGATCTGGCTGGCGATGCGCCCTTGCGATGGCTGGCCTTGTGGCAAGACGATTACCTTCGATGGCGGGTGGTCTGGTCGTTTTTGCAGGCGGCAATCACGTGTGTGTTGGCCCTGTTGATCGGGCTGCCTGTGGCCTGGGTGTTGGCGAGGCGGGAGTTTGCGGGGCGAGCGCTGGTTCTGCGGTTGTTGATGCTGCCGTTCGTGGTGCCCACCCTCGTGGCGGCCATGGGTGTGTTGGCGCTGTGGGGACCGCGCGGCTGGCTGGGCGAGCCATTGGCGGGCATGGGCTGGCGCCTGGATGAAACGCCTTGGTTGCTGCTTTACGGCAACCTCTTCTTCAATCTGTGTCTGGTGGTGCGCGCGGGCGTGGATGCCCTGGAGCAGGTGAGTGCGCCGCGCGTGGCCGCTGCGCGAACGCTGGGGGCGACACCCTGGCGTGCCTTCTGGCGGGTGGAGTGGCCGGCGATTGCGCCCTGGCTGGCCTCGGCACTGTGCCTTGTCTTTCTGTATTGCTTTTCGGGTTTTGGTCTGGCGTTGATTCTGGGCGGCCAGCGCTACGCCACGGTCGAGGTCGAGATATACACCTTGGTCGCCCATGAGCTTGAGTTGGGGCAGGCGGGCGTGCTGGCGGTCTGGATGTTGCTGTTGACGGGCGCAGTCGCGCTGGGCTATGCGTGGCTGGAGCGGCGCCTGGCTGCGCCTGGTCGGGTGACGCCATTGGCCCGGCAACGACCGGTGGGTTGGCGGCAATGGGTTGCGGTGTGGGCGGCGGTGGGTGTGCTGCTGCTGGTGTGTGCGGCGCCTTTGCTGGCGGTTTTGCTACAGGCTGGACGGGCCTTGCTGTTGGGTTCAGGCGCAGCGGTCTTGATGGAATCCGCTACGCTGTCGGCGTTGTGGAACACCCTGCGGTTTTCTTCCATGGCTTTGGCATTGGCCACAGGATTGGGCTTGTCGCATGCCCTGGCTGTGCGTGCATTTGATGCGTCGAATGCGTTTGGTGGCGCTGCATTGGCCTGGCGCGCAGCGGCCTATTTGCCGTTTGTGGTCTCGCCGGTGACCGTGGCTTTTGGTTTGTTGTTGCTGTACCCGGGCTGGACAGCGAGCCTGGCGCTGTTGGTGGGAGCCTATGCTTTGCTGGCTTACCCCTTCGTGGCCAAATCGCTCACCGCAGCGCTCGACAATCTGCCTGCCAGCTACGCCCAGGCGGCGGCAACCTTGGGGGCGCGGCCCTGGCGCGTGCTCTGGCGTGTGACGCTTCCGCTGGTGGGTGGGGCCTTGCGGCGCGGCATGGCTTTTGCCGCCGCTACTGCGTTGGGCGAGTTCGCTGTGTCGCTGTTTCTTTCGCGTCCGGAATGGACCACGCTGACCACCCTGATTTACCAGCGTCTGGGCCGACCGGGCGCAGCGAACCTCGACGCGGCGCTGGTCCTGGCCTGCCTCTTGATGGCGTTGGCACTGCTGGCGTTCACCTTGATAGAAGGACCGGCGAGGAAACACCACAATGCCCACCATGCTTGA